Proteins encoded in a region of the Mesotoga sp. BH458_6_3_2_1 genome:
- a CDS encoding multidrug efflux SMR transporter, whose product MNITEGIVLLVAIVFNAGANILLKHGMQNAPDINSVGLKGMLVNSITNISVWLGLLSFGVAFIFYSVVLTRMKLGVAYPIMTSAGFAIVTVVAVFLFDERLSVMKIVGIAVIALGIWLVAMAK is encoded by the coding sequence GTGAATATAACCGAAGGTATAGTACTTCTAGTAGCAATAGTATTCAATGCCGGGGCAAACATCCTGCTGAAACACGGAATGCAGAACGCGCCTGACATCAACAGTGTCGGACTCAAAGGGATGCTAGTCAATTCAATCACAAACATCAGCGTTTGGCTGGGGCTTCTCTCATTCGGGGTAGCCTTTATCTTCTACAGCGTAGTTCTTACGAGGATGAAACTGGGAGTGGCATATCCCATAATGACGAGTGCCGGATTTGCAATAGTGACCGTGGTCGCAGTATTCCTCTTTGATGAAAGGCTCAGCGTGATGAAGATAGTGGGCATAGCCGTAATCGCCCTCGGCATATGGCTGGTAGCGATGGCCAAATAA